From the genome of Glycine max cultivar Williams 82 chromosome 2, Glycine_max_v4.0, whole genome shotgun sequence, one region includes:
- the LOC102662367 gene encoding zinc finger protein 10, translating into MERSHSQTQYRMYVKREQHSHLGDYSSWEERAFAEDAARILGGNMWPQRSYSCTFCTRDFKSAQALGGHMNIHQRDRARLKQQNHLSPHHKNHHFIIKSLLGNNKLHFSSAPEISTQLDCGLTHHACYSSSPATTITTTRLFSCISSTQDQNCGHHNFSPSSSNSCSSSIILGHVGSPNSEQEGVVKARDYKFNGLGCSNYVETSLSVGLTSMFGQNSSSPTTVPCGDRSNNSCKRLRSSIVSSLPLFPKPCSNDKSSAFQPVVHGTVEDLDLELRLGKRNRNLSS; encoded by the coding sequence ATGGAGAGATCTCACTCTCAGACTCAGTACAGGATGTATGTGAAGAGAGAACAGCACTCACACCTTGGAGATTACTCATCGTGGGAAGAAAGGGCTTTTGCTGAAGACGCAGCAAGGATACTTGGTGGGAACATGTGGCCTCAAAGATCTTACTCTTGCACCTTTTGCACAAGAGACTTCAAATCTGCTCAAGCCCTTGGGGGTCACATGAATATCCACCAAAGGGACAGGGCTAGGCTCAAACAACAAAATCATCTTAGCCCTCATCACAAAAATCATCATTTCATCATCAAATCCTTATTAGGTAATAATAAACTTCATTTCTCATCTGCACCAGAAATCTCCACCCAGTTAGATTGTGGTCTTACTCATCATGCTTGTTATTCTTCTAGCCCTGCAACTACAATCACAACAACCAGACTCTTCTCTTGTATATCATCCACACAAGATCAAAATTGTGGCCACCATAATTTTTCACCTTCTTCTTCTAATTCTTGTTCTTCTTCAATTATCTTGGGACACGTAGGGTCTCCTAATTCAGAACAAGAAGGGGTAGTCAAAGCAAGGGACTATAAATTTAATGGCTTGGGTTGTAGTAATTATGTTGAAACAAGTTTGTCTGTTGGACTGACTTCAATGTTTGGCCAAAATTCATCATCACCAACAACCGTTCCTTGTGGGGACAGATCCAACAACAGTTGCAAGAGACTAAGGAGTAGCATTGTTTCTTCTCTGCCTCTCTTTCCCAAGCCATGTTCAAATGATAAAAGCTCGGCTTTTCAACCTGTGGTACATGGAACGGTTGAAGACTTGGATCTTGAACTCAGGCTAGGGAAACGTAACAGAAACTTAAGtagttaa
- the LOC100811766 gene encoding ARF guanine-nucleotide exchange factor GNOM, with protein sequence MGHVKLQTQTGINAIEEGSGQCKAEYPNKTTVACMINAEIGAVLAVMRRNVRWGVHYMSDDDQLEHSLVQSLKALRRQIFSWQNQWHVISPALYFQPFLDVIQSDETGAPITGVALSSVYKILTLDVIDQNTVNVGDAMHLVVDAVTSCRFEVTDPGSEEVVLMKILQVLLACVKSKASMMLSNQHICTIVNTCFRIVHQAGTKSELLQRIARYTMHELVRCIFSHLQDIDNTELALVNGSTALKEEVGGINDEHNSANVLENGNLNSANDGRPLSTGIASSTVSDVAATLVDEDTAIASIGKETDLNELQLMNEPYGIPCMVEIFHFLCSLLNVVEHMGMSPQSNTIAFDEDVPLFALTLINSAIELGGPSFHRHPRLLSLIQDELFRNLMQFGLSMSPLVLSMVCSIVLNLYHHLRTELKLQLEAFFSCVILRLAQSKHGASYQQQEVAMEALVDFCRQKTFMVEMYANFDCDITCSNVFEDIANLLSKSAFPVNSLLSSMHILALDGLIAVMQGMAARIGNGSLGSEQFPMNLEEYTPFWQEKCENFSDPNNWVPFVCRRKYFKKRLMIGADHFNRDTKKGLEFLQGAHLLPDKLDPQSVACFFRYTAGLDKNLIGDFLGNHDEFCVQVLHEFARTFDFKDMMLDTALRLFLEAFRLPGESQKIQRVLEAFSERYYDQAQNILANKDAALLLSYSIIMLNTDQHNSQVKKKMTEEDFIRNNRRINGGNDLPRQFLSELYHSICKNEIRTTPKQGSGFPEMTPSRWIYLMHKSEKSAPFIVSDSKAYLDYDMFSILSGPTIAAISVVFDNAENAEVYQTCMDGFLAVAKISAYYHLENILDDLVVSLCKFVTVFDPLSVEESILAFGDDTKARMATETVFTIANRYGDYIRTGWRNILDCILKFHKLGLLPARMASDAAEESELSTETEDGGKRNTNSLSLSRLPSANTPKRSSGLMSRFSQLLYLGAEEPRSEPTEEQLAAQQCTLQTIQKCHIDSIFTESKFLQAKSLLELAKALTSAGVRPKKGNSTSEDEDTSVFCLELLVAITLNNRDRIELLWQGVYEHISNIVQSTVMPCALVEKAVFGLLRICHRLLPYKENITDELLRSLQLVLKLDARVADAYYEQITQEVSHLMKANASHIRSHLGWRTITSLLSITARHLEAAEAGFDALLFIMSDQAHLLPANYVLCVDAAKQFAESRVGQVERSVMALDLMTGSVGCLEKWTNDAKQAAEEEEVAKMLHNIGDMWLRLIHGLKKLCLDQREEVRNHALLSLQNCLTGSVGINLPHSLWLQCFDQVIFSVLDDLLEISQTHSQKDFRNIEGTLVLAMKLLCKVFLQLIQDLSPLPGFNKLWLAVLSRLEIYMKVKVRGRRSEKLQELVPELLKNTLLVMKAGRVLVRSSSVDGSSLWELTWLHIDNFAPLLQSEVFPEQDSEHLQHKQTEKVEGLGADESNSVSSNVTAGKDDPGIG encoded by the exons ATGGGACATGTAAAGTTGCAAACACAAACTGGTATTAATGCAATAGAAGAGGGATCTGGGCAGTGCAAGGCTGAATATCCTAACAAAACTACTGTGGCATGCATGATCAATGCAGAAATTGGCGCTGTTTTGGCTGTCATGAGAAGAAATGTTAGATGGGGAGTTCATTATATGTCGGATGATGATCAATTGGAGCATTCCCTTGTTCAGTCTCTGAAGGCATTAAGGAGGCAAATATTTTCATGGCAGAATCAGTGGCATGTCATAAGCCCTGCCTTGTATTTCCAGCCTTTTCTGGATGTCATTCAATCGGATGAAACTGGTGCACCAATTACTGGTGTCGCTCTATCATCTGTTTACAAGATCTTAACATTGGATGTAATTGATCAAAACACTGTTAATGTTGGGGATGCCATGCACTTGGTAGTTGATGCTGTCACGAGTTGCAGGTTTGAGGTGACTGATCCTGGATCAGAAGAAGTGGTATTAATGAAGATATTACAAGTTCTTCTAGCATGTGTCAAAAGTAAAGCATCTATGATGCTGAGTAACCAACATATTTGCACCATAGTGAATACTTGTTTCCGTATAGTTCATCAAGCAGGAACCAAAAGTGAGTTGTTGCAGCGGATAGCACGTTACACAATGCATGAACTTGTTCGGTGTATTTTTTCTCACCTTCAAGATATTGACAACACAGAACTTGCATTGGTAAATGGGAGCACTGCTTTAAAAGAAGAG gTTGGTGGGATAAATGATGAGCATAATTCTGCAAACGTATTGGAGAATGGGAACTTGAATTCTGCAAATGATGGTCGACCCTTATCCACAGGCATTGCTTCTAGTACTGTGAGTGATGTGGCAGCAACTTTAGTGGATGAAGACACTGCTATTGCTAGCATTGGCAAAGAGACTGATCTGAATGAATTGCAGCTTATGAATGAACCATATGGGATTCCCTGCATGGTGGAAATATTTCACTTTTTGTGTTCTTTGCTCAATGTTGTTGAACATATGGGAATGAGTCCTCAATCAAACACAATAGCGTTTGATGAAGATGTGCCTCTTTTTGCCTTAACTTTGATTAATTCAGCCATAGAATTGGGAGGGCCTTCCTTTCACCGACACCCTAGATTGCTGAGCTTAATTCAGGATGAATTATTCCGTAATCTTATGCAATTTGGTTTGTCAATGAGTCCTCTTGTACTTTCAATGGTCTGTAGCATTGTTCTAAATTTGTATCACCATCTTCGTACAGAACTCAAATTACAGCTAGAAGCATTTTTTTCTTGTGTAATTTTGAGGCTTGCACAAAGCAAACATGGGGCTTCATATCAGCAACAAGAAGTTGCAATGGAGGCCCTTGTAGACTTCTGCAGACAAAAAACATTCATGGTGGAGATGTATGCTAACTTCGACTGTGACATAACTTGCAGTAATGTCTTTGAAGACATTGCTAATTTGTTGTCCAAAAGTGCTTTTCCTGTGAACAGTCTGTTGTCTTCCATGCATATTCTTGCTTTGGATGGTCTTATTGCTGTCATGCAAGGAATGGCTGCAAGGATAGGCAATGGATCTTTGGGTTCAGAACAATTTCCTATGAATCTTGAAGAATATACTCCATTCTGGCAggaaaaatgtgaaaatttcAGTGATCCAAATAATTGGGTTCCTTTTGTATGCCGGAGAAAGTACTTCAAGAAAAGATTGATGATTGGAGCCGATCATTTTAATCGTGATACTAAGAAAGGTCTTGAGTTTCTTCAAGGAGCACATCTTTTGCCTGACAAACTTGATCCCCAAAGTGTTGCCTGCTTTTTCAGATACACTGCTGGGTTGGATAAGAATCTCATTGGTGATTTTCTAGGAAATCATGATGAATTCTGTGTTCAGGTTCTTCATGAATTTGCTAGAACATTTGATTTCAAAGACATGATGTTAGACACTGCCCTGCGTCTATTTTTGGAGGCTTTCAGACTGCCTGGAGAATCACAGAAGATACAGAGGGTGCTCGAAGCTTTTTCTGAGAGATATTATGATCAGGCTCAAAATATCCTAGCCAATAAGGATGCTGCTCTTTTGTTATCATACTCAATTATAATGCTTAATACAGATCAGCACAATTCACAGGTCAAAAAGAAGATGACAGAAGAGGATTTTATCCGAAATAATAGGCGAATAAATGGTGGCAATGATCTACCTCGACAGTTCCTGTCAGAACTTTACCATTCAATTTGTAAGAATGAGATCCGGACAACTCCTAAGCAAGGTTCTGGTTTCCCTGAAATGACCCCAAGTCGGTGGATTTATCTCATGCACAAGTCAGAAAAATCTGCTCCATTCATTGTCTCTGATTCCAAAGCATACCTTGATTATGATATGTTTTctatattgtctggtccaacaATTGCTGCCATTTCTGTGGTATTTGATAATGCTGAGAATGCAGAGGTATACCAGACATGTATGGATGGATTCTTGGCTGTTGCAAAGATATCGGCTTACTATCATCTTGAAAATATACTGGATGATTTGGTGGTGTCACTTTGTAAGTTTGTTACTGTTTTTGATCCATTATCTGTTGAGGAGTCAATCCTAGCCTTTGGAGATGACACAAAAGCAAGAATGGCAACTGAGACAGTTTTCACTATTGCAAATAGGTATGGTGATTACATCCGCACAGGGTGGAGGAATATTCTTGATTGCATcttaaaatttcacaaattaggTCTTCTTCCTGCTCGTATGGCCAGTGATGCAGCTGAAGAGTCAGAGCTTTCTACAGAAACTGAGGATGGTGGGAAGCGGAATACtaattctttatctttatctcGTCTTCCATCTGCTAATACTCCGAAGAGATCCTCAGGATTGATGAGTAGGTTTAGTCAACTGTTATATCTTGGCGCTGAAGAGCCAAGATCAGAACCTACTGAAGAACAACTTGCTGCTCAGCAGTGCACCCTTCAAACAATTCAGAAGTGTCACATTGACAGCATATTCACCGAGAGTAAATTTTTGCAAGCTAAATCTCTATTGGAGCTTGCAAAAGCACTCACTAGTGCAGGAGTGCGGCCTAAAAAAGGGAACAGCACATCTGAGGATGAAGATACTTCGGTTTTCTGCCTGGAGTTACTGGTAGCAATCACTCTGAATAATAGGGATAGAATTGAACTTCTTTGGCAGGGTGTTTATGAGCATATCTCCAATATTGTTCAGTCAACTGTGATGCCTTGTGCATTGGTAGAGAAGGCTGTTTTTGGCCTCCTACGAATTTGCCATCGCTTACTTCCCTACAAAGAGAACATTACTGATGAACTACTGAGGTCTTTGCAACTTGTCCTGAAGCTTGATGCACGTGTTGCTGATGCATACTATGAGCAGATCACACAGGAAGTTAGTCACCTCATGAAGGCAAATGCTTCTCATATTAGATCTCATTTAGGATGGCGGACGATTACATCACTGCTTTCCATCACTGCTAGACACCTGGAAGCAGCTGAGGCTGGGTTTGATGCATTGTTGTTCATTATGTCAGACCAAGCCCACCTGCTTCCAGCTAATTATGTTCTCTGTGTAGATGCTGCAAAGCAGTTTGCTGAATCTCGTGTTGGACAGGTAGAACGATCTGTAATGGCCCTCGATCTTATGACAGGGTCTGTCGGTTGTTTAGAGAAGTGGACTAATGATGCTAAGCAAGCAGCGGAAGAAGAGGAAGTGGCAAAGATGTTGCACAATATTGGGGACATGTGGTTGAGGCTCATACATGGACTAAAAAAACTATGTCTGGACCAGAGAGAGGAAGTTAGAAACCATGCGTTGTTATCTTTGCAAAATTGTTTGACAGGATCAGTTGGGATTAATCTCCCACATAGCTTGTGGTtacaatgttttgatcaagtgATCTTCTCCGTGCTTGATGACCTGCTTGAAATTTCTCAGACACACTCTCAAAAGGACTTCCGCAACATAGAAGGAACGCTTGTTCTTGCTATGAAGCTCTTATGTAAAGTTTTCCTCCAATTAATCCAAGACCTATCACCATTGCCAGGCTTCAACAAATTATGGTTGGCTGTACTAAGTCGGTTAGAAATTTATATGAAGGTGAAAGTTAGGGGAAGGAGAAGTGAGAAGCTTCAGGAGCTTGTGCCTGAGCTTCTTAAGAACACTTTGCTTGTTATGAAAGCAGGCCGTGTACTAGTCCGTAGCAGTAGTGTAGATGGAAGTAGTTTATGGGAACTGACATGGCTGCATATAGATAATTTTGCTCCGTTGTTGCAATCTGAGGTATTTCCCGAGCAAGACTCGGAGCATTTGCAGCACAAACAGACTGAAAAAGTTGAAGGTTTGGGGGCTGATGAAAGCAATTCTGTGTCTTCAAATGTAACAGCAGGTAAAGATGATCCTGGTATCGGTTAA
- the LOC100811243 gene encoding AT-hook motif nuclear-localized protein 15 encodes MANRWWAGNVPVRPNEQDDGDNNPTPTNSGNSNTNVNAVTEDDANTNDGEDQNLSAGRRPRGRPPGSRNKPKPPVVVTKESPNALHSHILEISGGSDVAECIATFATRRHRGVSVLSGSGVVTNVTLRQPAAPGGVITLQGRFEILSLSGAFLPAPSPPEATGLTVYLAGGEGQVVGGSVVGPLVASGPVMVVAATFANATYERLPLEDEQGEEDMPDVNEGGGWCSYWPSIITIILIVLSVLLNLGFVKGRFMF; translated from the exons ATGGCAAATCGTTGGTGGGCAGGTAACGTGCCGGTGAGGCCCAATGAACAAGACGACGGTGACAACAACCCTACTCCGACCAACAGTGGGAACAGTAACACCAACGTTAACGCGGTTACTGAGGACGATGCCAACACAAACGACGGCGAGGATCAGAATCTAAGTGCCGGGCGGCGGCCGCGTGGCAGGCCACCCGGGTCGAGAAACAAGCCGAAGCCACCAGTGGTGGTAACCAAGGAGAGTCCCAACGCGCTCCACAGCCACATCCTCGAAATCAGCGGTGGCAGCGACGTGGCGGAGTGCATTGCCACCTTCGCCACGCGCCGCCACCGCGGTGTCTCGGTCCTCAGCGGCAGTGGCGTAGTTACCAACGTCACGCTCCGGCAGCCGGCAGCCCCGGGAGGAGTCATCACCCTCCAGGGGAGGTTTGAGATTCTCTCCCTCTCCGGTGCGTTTCTGCCGGCGCCGTCGCCGCCGGAAGCCACCGGACTCACCGTGTACCTCGCCGGGGGGGAGGGACAGGTAGTCGGTGGAAGCGTGGTGGGGCCCCTTGTCGCCTCGGGGCCCGTGATGGTTGTTGCTGCTACTTTCGCTAATGCCACCTATGAAAGGTTGCCTTTGGAGGATGAACAAGGTGAAGAGGACATGCCAGATGTGAATGAAGGTGGGGGGTGGTGTAGTTACTGGCCCA GCATAATCACTATCATACTTATTGTTCTTTCTGTCTTGCTGAACTTGGGCTTTGTAAAGGGAAGATTTATGTTTTGA